The region TTCTACCGCTGTTCAACTTTTCATAAGCAACAGTGATGTTGGGCACCATTTTATTGACTCGATCACGTTGTGCCTGAAGTCTCTCCTCTGCCAATTTGAGTTGTTCTTGaagttttttcacttctaATACAGCACGTGTTTGTACATCTCTTTCCATTTCAAGCTGTCGCAAATTCCCAGATAAGTCTGATAAATCATCCAGAATAGCATACCTGTATTAAGAAATACTTCCTGATTGCTCTTCATTACCAAAAGTTGACGGATTTCACAACAATAAAATCGCAGATAGTTATTACCCTGAGTCTTAACTACTTGCCGAAAGTATTATGACAATCAATAAATTAGATAATTTCACTTTGTTGCTCACCGTTTCTTTACTAAATTGTGCTCTACAGTAGCCAAGTAAGATTTCTGTTCACTAGATGGTAACACGGAGATTGAGTCCAGCTCCTTCTTAACATCACCTCTAATCTTCTCCCAGATATCTTTgttatttcttaatttttttggttcGTTCACAGATGATTTTGAAACcccacaatttttattattactttcgGGATTTCCAGATTCCAGTCTGGAGTTATCACTGTTTTCGTTTCTTGAAAGAATAACTGTAGATGCTGAGGAATTTACCAAAGTACTATTCTTTGAATTCTCTCCCTCCCTGGAAATAACCAACGTCGATGCCATAGAATCTACTAAACTATCACGTTTATCGCTGACATCGATTGCTGTTGCGGTTTTTCTGGAATCCATGGAAGGGGAACTGGAAGCAAATCTTGAGGGTGCAGTTATATCAGTCtgattcttttcaatattcgtGGAAATCTCGGTTGGAGTAAATCCCTGGGGGCTGACTTCTGGAAGTTCTTGATTATTGGACACAGTTAATTTCGTATTCAAGTTTGTACCTCCTCCTAGGCTGACTGTTCTACCAGTCTTTCCTTGTTGCAGTTGTacatgaacattttttaactttgacTGACCTTTCATGAAAACTGTAGAATCGTGGGTGTCTTCAGTATTCACTGTATCTTTGGTTGATTTTACCGCTGTTACTAGTCTAGATTGTGATGTGCTCACAGGAATGTACAAGTCAGTTGATTTTTTAGAGGCTACCTTAACATTCGTCGTTTCATTTGGAATTTGAATACTAAGATTTGAAATGGATGGTGTTGAACCATCTGCTTTACTAACAACAGAGGTCGCTCTTGATTTACCACTAGAAATAgtagttttcaaattgttcTGAACACTAATATTCCGCAATTTATAATCTTTGCTAGTTGTGGTCATTAGTGACTGAGAATTTAAAGGAGCATTATAATTTTGCCTTGAAGTTATGGGAGATGCTACTGGACTGGCAGGTGACAGCGGACCAGGTGGAGTACCGCTACTTTTACTGCTCGGAGATAGCGGTGAACTGTTATTTCCTAGCACTCGGTGTAACTTCATCTTTTCACGTTCTAAAATCTGTTGCTTCAGACGGCGGTACTCTTCCTGTTGTGAAATTGGTAGATGACGAACAGCCTGTAAGATTAACATAATACATAAAGAGCACTTGATAGAGAAGGTCGTTGGATAACAAAATTATTGAACTAAGCATTGGacaattgttttattattctacCCGGTTCGgagttcaagaaaatttcGGCAAATTACTGAGAGAACTTTTGTCCCTGTAAATAAAAGACTGTTATTTTATGAATGGGTATTTGCAAAGAAAGATGTTGTTTCCTCACCAATGGAGTTGCGGATAGTACAGGTGATTTCCTATGTGTAGATGGTGCTGGACTGACAGGCTTTTGTGTTACAGCAGTTTTCGTCGAATTGGGATTGGCAGCTGCTGCAGTTTCTTGCTTTTTTCTGACATCTTTCAAAAATAAGTCAACGCTTCTCTCAAATTCCGACATTGGAATAGATAACGCTGGTTTCTGTTCAGATCTGTTGGAATTCACCAGTTCTTGGTGATCTTTATTTAGtaattctgtttcattttcactttcaGAGTCCGAGGCAAGATTTATGACAAATCTCTGTGTTTCTGATAATGGATTAGTTATCATACCCCTTGATCTACTCCCATCCACCAATTTATTAGCATGTAAACTTATTTGGTTCAATGTTTTGTGGGCATTAGTGATCACTGCTGCCTTTTGTAAGTTCAATTTCTTTTGAAACAAAGTGTTCTGATACTTCTTAGCATTATTGACAACTTTAGTGCTTGCAGATATCGGAGTTTTTTTAGCAATTTTCTTTGGAGGTCCTTTGCCACTTGCTGAGATCGATCTTTTCCTTGAAAGAGCTGTAGAGAGTGTTGATTGATCATGAGTCACATTTTCAGGTAATATACTCTTCGCTGTCACAGCATCAGATGTTACTACTTCGGACAATGGTCctggaattgaatttttcacaggCGGATTACTTAACGATGAGGTGTGGCTTGACAATGACAGTGTAGAATCGCTGCTTGAGTTATAAACCAAAGATACCGAAGTCTTTGCGGCAGGAGTATTTGGCAAACCTTCGACAGACTCTGTGCTTGTGTTTGGTGAGCTGTACGACAGATTCGCTAAAACTGTCGTTTTTGTAATTGTATTCATAGGTTCAGGTGGCTTACTCCGCTTTGCCAATGAGGCAAGAAGAATAGCTCTGAGCGCCTCTTCGTCTTCATCGATGCTACTTCTTCTTCGCTTATTTGCTTCAACTTTTTGGCACATCATGTTTTCCAATATCGATTCTCCAGAACCTTCACTATGAATGTTGGCAATAGATGCGGAAGGTTTACCTTCCGTATTGCAGGTGGTTGaggtatttgaaatatttgcaataGTTTCATTTAcatcattaattttttgtacattaaCATTGATAGTTACCGTATCTGATATGCTATCATTCGAAGTATTTTCGTGAATACCTAATTCTGTTTTCGAATGCTGTGCACTACTGTAATTATTGCCTTTTTCTATACTTACAGAATGAGTTTGTGGTATAAAAGTCTCTTTAGGTTCTACAAACATGGGAGCAGGTTGCGTCACGTGCTCAGTTTCTTCTGGCTTCCTTCTATCAGTCAGCGAATGGTGATTCATTTCCATTCCTTTATCATTTAGTTTATCTGCAGATGATGTTTTCAAATCATTCGATAGCctaaaagattttttatcacTCCTCCTCTCATTCTTACTGTTTGAAACAGACTGAATCTTACTTCGCTTGTTGCTCTCTCTGCTACTTTTTTGTACCACGGGTTTCTGTGACTTATTCCTTGAATTACGAGTTTTCTGCACAGAGATTTTGGGACTATGAATTTTTCCTGATCGATTAGACTTTGAATGCTGTTTGCAACGCAAAACAATTTCTGGACTAATAGATTCTTCAGGCGCTATAGCATTTGCAACGGTTGTTACTGTATGTTTGGTTCCTATACTTTTATTGTTCATCAACGATTTACTTGTATGCTTCGATTTGGTTCTAGCTGGCTTGCTTgtttttgattcttttttcctctctacGTCGGTACTCCcattccgttttttggctgatTCTTTCTTAGAATTTCTTAACGTATCACTATGTCCTTGGTATTGTGCAACAGTTGTTTGGAATTCTGATACAGATTCTGGTAATTTTCCTATTGTTTCCACAATTATTGAACGAGTTTCTAACTGTTGCACCTGATCAGTTGACATGCACGTTTTGCTTGAAGACCGAATTGCTTGTTTATTTTGTGACGGTGCTGGTTGATCATTTTCGGAATTCTCATGATCTTCTAGAGTTGCATTATCATTggcagaaaaattgaatgcaGATGGTTTAACCATGTTGAGATGAGGTTTTTTAATCACAGGAGCAAGTTTGATGGGTTTAAAGAGTCGACTACTATTAGTTGATTCAGTAGAAATCTCTACAGGTTGCATTTCTGCGCTCTTGAAAGCTGGTTCAAGAtgaggatcaatttttttaggaGGCAACGGTTGCTGAAGATTTTTGTTTGACCTTAAAATTGATGCGGGTACTAGAGATTTGTTGACCAAAGTTGGAATTTTATTAGCATCTTTCGTAACATCTGGAACTCCTTGAAGATACAACGGTTCTTGGCTAAGTTTCAATATCTCTTGAGATATGGCATCAGGAATATGAATTTCTATATCTCTAAGCTCTGCAGGCATAGGGACTAGCGGACTTCCATCCAAATCTGTCTCTGGCAAATCATCTACCTCGATCATAGTATCCTCAGGAGAATTCAGCAATGAATTAAAAGCAGATCCGATATCTGCATCCATTGACGAGGTTTGTgacatgttttctttttctatctctACCATTTTCTTAGGGCAATCTATTAGCGACAATGCTAAATTTTCTGTGATGTTGCTGTTTGATATTTTACTAATATCCTGTGATGAAGTTGAAATTAGGTTGATATGAATTAACGCACTTCTATTAcgtttgctttttttcataTCGGATTCTTGGAAATGTGAAACATTAGAAAACAATGGTGTAGtattcaattcaaaatcacaCACTGGAGTATCTGTTGGTGAGTAAGGAGTATCAGGTATGTGATTGGGGTCTGAATTACAGTGGGAATCAACTTGGGGCGACAAGTATATATCAGGAGTAGTGATGGGCTCCGATGGAGAGTAAGGTGTAGTAGGTAAATAATCACCCAACTGTGGACAATGATTATTTTCTAATATCTGAGTCATATTATTTGGAAAACAGGGTGAACTTGTGGGAGACTGTGAACTTGGAAGAACATGTTTACTTGaatcaacattattttcagacATTTTGTTCAGTGGGAGATAAGATGCCCCTGTTAGTGTTTTAATCTTCGCACTTCCTAGAACTTGTAAATCTAAATTGTCCGAAACTGTTATCTGACTAGTTGGTGTGATAAATGATACATCTGAATGATGAATACCAAGCAGCTCCGTGTCTACGGGAATGTTTTGCGAGATTCGATCAGTAGGTGAATAAGGTTctgcttctttttctttatccaGTTCTACTTCGGAATCCAATTCCATGTCTTCAGGATTAGTATTCTCATTAAGCTCTCTAGTAGGTGTAACTGGTggcgtttcaaattttttttcttcctcatcaGGAATAGGAATACTGTCTAAGAAGCTCTGACTGAATGGGCTTTCTGTGTTAGTCCGAGCAGAGGGTAGACGTTTTTTCGATTTACCTACTATTACTCCGCGTTGCATTCTGTCTTGATGCTTCTTCACCACGGCTGACCGAAGAGCAATCATGCGTAATTCCAAATCCTCGACATCTtcatcaatattattaatcTCCCGCTGTGTACTTTCTTTAAGTTCCGTATCTTCTTGaaccttttcatttttttttggtttagtTTCCAACGCCATTTTACGTAAAAGTGCCAAGTCTTCCTCATCGTCGTCATCTTCAACAAATTTACTCTCTCTATTTGACTTCATTGTAAAGTCACTACTCCCATTATCAGCTTTAATCATGTTATTCAACTTGTCCTTTAAAGAAGGTCTGTGTTCCTTGAGTTTATCTACATTTCGATTCGCTGATAATGAGCCAACTGTCTTCAAATGCCTGACCTTCTTCAAAAGTTTGTTGACATTGCCGTACATGTCAATATAAGTATTCGTCGGGGACATAGAACTCCTGAGCTGCCTTCTAACGGGTGATTTTACAGGTGAATGAGGCGATAATCTTCTACCTGGAGATCGAGGCCTACGAATAGGTGATTTTCGCAAAACAGGTAACCGTGGATGTCCTAATGGTGACCTTGATTTAATAAAAGGTGATCTCCCTCTACCGATGGGTGACCTATGCCTTCTCATGGGTGATTTTGCAATTCTGGACCTATTGTAAGGAGATCCTGGACGTTTATGTGGAGAATTTGACTCTCTCCGATGTAGCCTCGGCAAGTGATTATCCTTTAAGACTTGTGAGTCATGCTTTTGTATAACAGAAGATTCAGGCATTAGATTAGTCGCAGTATTTACTGCAGCATTTTCAGCAGTTACGGACGAGATTTGagaccgttttttttttctacgcttTCGGACCTTTGTGGTTTTTGCTTGCGGTAGGGTCAGTACTTGTTTAACAGTGTCAGCAAGACCGACAATCTCCATATCACTATCACTCGAGATTGGTATGAggtcattattattttcttgtaaAGTAGATGAGCAGTGCTTGGAACCAGAATAGCCAGAATCTTTGGTGTGGtcacagttttctttttcttgtacTGCATCTTAAGGGGAAAAATATTCTGCTTACAGATTAGAAAAGTGCAACACGgatattataaatacaaaacaatataacgaataaataaatataaaccaTCAACTCTGCATGCAAAAGGTAACTACGCCGTTCTTTCGGTAATAATCAAAGGTAGCTCAATGTTCATATATTAGATTACTTGTATTACTCAGGGatttcaaaagaaatcaaattacaaaattattactttGGAAACTCCTAACCAGAATGACATTATTGAAATGACTCGGTCAATGATTCACTTTATACTGAgctcaatatttttctaatcctGGAATAGATATGAGCTTGATCGTTCAAGGCATTCGTAGAATTGAAGtcagaaaatatttacgaGATGATTTGAACATTAGACAAAATATTGAAGTTACAAACTTAGGAAACGTGCTTTTcactgttttattttcatttcaaacttctGAATTCTAGTAATTATCTCCGAAAAACAATTCCTTTaggtataggaacacatcaatcatttttttttcaaggtaGCTTAGacttgtaataaaatagattCTAATACTTCCAAGTctagacaatttttttttgagaatgCAAGTAGAGTAATATACCTTGAATTCGTAGTAAATTTAATTCAGTGTGCTCAGTGTGAACTGAGTGTAATTTTCCTTGCTTCCACTGTGTTAAAACAATGATAAATTAGGAGAATCGCATTCAGTACCGACTCGTGAACGGTCAAACTCATTGCAAAGCAAATGAAAGTTGACGTTTCCATCAACATTCAAGTGATAATAAAGAGAAaggaatcattttttaaatcacctTTTTTCATCGAGCTTTTCAAGGTGTTTGTTTTTGTTGGCGCAACGCACCAAATGGCGCATTGTTTTGTGGACAAACAGGTAGGACACTGCCCAGCTGTTCTGCGTCTCAAATTGCACCTGTCATTGAGTTGGCCTTCTTCCGAGGAGCTTACATCTTCCAATGATATTTCACCCTCTTCTTTCTCGTCCAATATTTCAATGACTTCGGTACAACCGCTGGATAAATCACTAgccatttttttcacttcgtacTTGTGAAGCTATAATTGACTGATCGAGTATTATCATAAAAATTATCTCACGAATATTCGTAGAGCATTGTCAGAACATATTATATGCTATACCGATTTAACATGTGTATAGAATACACCATGCTAAAACtgatcatttcttttttactttatctTCCCCAATCTTATCAATTCAAGGTTAATTACGCACAACAGCGATTCTATGaattatcaaagaaatgtACTACATTCTAAGCTGGATATTCACAGCAATCCTCTTCTAGGCAACGGCTCATCGTTTACGACAACCGATCATGAAAAATTAACTGTGTAACGGTTCCAGGGATGTCGTATCACATAAAATAACGTTATTCACTTACTACATTGTTCGCACATCTCTTCGTTATCGCCATGACACTAATCTGGGTGGTGAATTGGTTTATGAACGCTTTGTGTATTCATTGTGTCATATCGAGTGTTTTCATTGGTTATTTCTGACCAAATATTCGCTTTGATACGTGCACAGAATGCACTACAGCCCTCTCGCGGTGAAACAGAAGCATTAAATGTAACCCAACCAACCTGCGTTCAGAAAATCTGCGCAacttaattaaaattatatatcatGACGTTAATCACTTTCAACTGCAGAGCATGCAGGCATGCGGGTGCGTGAatgtgaagaacaaaaatataacCTAAAAAATTGATACCTCGTCAAAAATGATTGACAAAGTAAACTCGTTCTTCGATCTGAAGCTCAATTCCTGGATTGTCAAACAATGTAATTCCATTGGTACGtcagattaatttttttatacacagtACGAATAGctgcgtgaaaaataatttaatcttcGTGACAATTCTTAGGATTGAAAAAGCCTACTCCTATTCAAGCCAACTGTATTCCTCGAATTTTGGCTGGAGAAGATTGTATCGGCTGCGCTAAAACTGGAAGTGGCAAAACTTTGGCTTTTGCTTTACCCATTCTACAAAAGCTATGCGAAGATCCATATGGAATATTTGCTCTTATTCTTACTCCAACAAGGGAATTGGCATTTCAGGTGTATATCGTACAAACTCTTGCTTGTGATCCAATATTTACAACTGTTCTGCTAATATCAGAATTTCTATTTAGATTGCAGATCAGTTTTCAGTGATTGGTCAAGctataaacttgaaaaaatcagTCGTTGTTGGCGGAATGGATATGATGATTCAGGGAAAAGAGTTAGCTAAGCATCCTCATATTGTTGTTGCTACTCCTGGGCGTTTGGCTGACCATTTAGAAAGCTGTGATACATTTActttaaaaagaattaaatttctgGTGCTTGATGAAGCTGATCGTTTACTCAGCGGACAATTTGATGAGCAGattaaaacaatatttcaagCTTTACCCAAACAAAAACAGTCCTTACTCTTCAGTGCTACTATTACTGATGCCTTGGATCAAGTTCAGAAGGTCTCTTCAAACaaggtaaaaatatattatactttgtCACACATACAGAGAATTTTTCTATCGCTTATTGccagttaattttttattattattaatcaaaaatagaatttcataATGTGCTTTCATAGGTTTACATGTGGGAATCTAAGGAGGAATCTGGTGTAGCAACGGTTGACCAATTAGAGCAGCATTACGTGCTGAGCCCAAAAGAAGCTCGAGACGCTTACTTGGTTGAAGTAATCAGAATGTTTAGAAGCAATAACGAAAACGGATGTATTATGATTTTCACAGATACTTGCAAGTGAGTAAGCTAAACGTGTGCATTTCAAATACTTCAACTACTTGGTAACTCTTTAATAACGATGCAATGTAAAAGTAATACTGTGcctaaattatacaatttattacacatttataATTCTTTTGCAGGAATTGTCAACTACTGTGCATGACCCTAAACGAAGTTGGTTTTACAAATGTTGCTCTACATGCAATGAtaaaacaaagagaaagaTTATCAGCCCTCAGTAAATTCAAATCAAACCATGTAAGGATACTTATTGCTACTGAGGTTGCTGCCAGAGGATTGGATATTCCAACGGTAGAATTAGTAATCAATCATACAGTCCCCAATATTCCAAAAGAGTATATTCACAGAGTGGGAAGAACAGCGAGAGCTGGGAGAGGTGGAATGGCTATTACTATAGTGACACCAAATGATATTAAATTAATCCATGCCATTGAAGAAACTATTGGAACGAAACTGACAGAGTACAAAATTGATGGTAAGTAGATTCAAGAAAATTGAGTTaccaaaattattaaatttgatAGTAAATATTGACAGACTAATCTACTTaagcaaaaattaattatcggatttttttttgtcaatttacAATTGCAGATAAAGAAGTTGTGACAATTTTTACCCAAATCTCTGTGACGAAACGAGAAGCTGAAATAAAGCTTGATGAGACTGACttttacgaaaaaaagttaataaataaaagaaaaaagctgaTTTTGGAAGGGAAAGACCCTgatgaagaagaggaaaaactgatgaaaaaaattcagaaacacAGGAAACCAATGAAAAAGGCAAAATTGAATAACATAGAAAGCAGTAGTTCAAGCTGATATATCGGTACAAATGTATTTACAAAACGAAATATATTTt is a window of Neodiprion fabricii isolate iyNeoFabr1 chromosome 6, iyNeoFabr1.1, whole genome shotgun sequence DNA encoding:
- the LOC124185670 gene encoding uncharacterized threonine-rich GPI-anchored glycoprotein PJ4664.02 isoform X2 yields the protein MASDLSSGCTEVIEILDEKEEGEISLEDVSSSEEGQLNDRCNLRRRTAGQCPTCLSTKQCAIWCVAPTKTNTLKSSMKKDAVQEKENCDHTKDSGYSGSKHCSSTLQENNNDLIPISSDSDMEIVGLADTVKQVLTLPQAKTTKVRKRRKKKRSQISSVTAENAAVNTATNLMPESSVIQKHDSQVLKDNHLPRLHRRESNSPHKRPGSPYNRSRIAKSPMRRHRSPIGRGRSPFIKSRSPLGHPRLPVLRKSPIRRPRSPGRRLSPHSPVKSPVRRQLRSSMSPTNTYIDMYGNVNKLLKKVRHLKTVGSLSANRNVDKLKEHRPSLKDKLNNMIKADNGSSDFTMKSNRESKFVEDDDDEEDLALLRKMALETKPKKNEKVQEDTELKESTQREINNIDEDVEDLELRMIALRSAVVKKHQDRMQRGVIVGKSKKRLPSARTNTESPFSQSFLDSIPIPDEEEKKFETPPVTPTRELNENTNPEDMELDSEVELDKEKEAEPYSPTDRISQNIPVDTELLGIHHSDVSFITPTSQITVSDNLDLQVLGSAKIKTLTGASYLPLNKMSENNVDSSKHVLPSSQSPTSSPCFPNNMTQILENNHCPQLGDYLPTTPYSPSEPITTPDIYLSPQVDSHCNSDPNHIPDTPYSPTDTPVCDFELNTTPLFSNVSHFQESDMKKSKRNRSALIHINLISTSSQDISKISNSNITENLALSLIDCPKKMVEIEKENMSQTSSMDADIGSAFNSLLNSPEDTMIEVDDLPETDLDGSPLVPMPAELRDIEIHIPDAISQEILKLSQEPLYLQGVPDVTKDANKIPTLVNKSLVPASILRSNKNLQQPLPPKKIDPHLEPAFKSAEMQPVEISTESTNSSRLFKPIKLAPVIKKPHLNMVKPSAFNFSANDNATLEDHENSENDQPAPSQNKQAIRSSSKTCMSTDQVQQLETRSIIVETIGKLPESVSEFQTTVAQYQGHSDTLRNSKKESAKKRNGSTDVERKKESKTSKPARTKSKHTSKSLMNNKSIGTKHTVTTVANAIAPEESISPEIVLRCKQHSKSNRSGKIHSPKISVQKTRNSRNKSQKPVVQKSSRESNKRSKIQSVSNSKNERRSDKKSFRLSNDLKTSSADKLNDKGMEMNHHSLTDRRKPEETEHVTQPAPMFVEPKETFIPQTHSVSIEKGNNYSSAQHSKTELGIHENTSNDSISDTVTINVNVQKINDVNETIANISNTSTTCNTEGKPSASIANIHSEGSGESILENMMCQKVEANKRRRSSIDEDEEALRAILLASLAKRSKPPEPMNTITKTTVLANLSYSSPNTSTESVEGLPNTPAAKTSVSLVYNSSSDSTLSLSSHTSSLSNPPVKNSIPGPLSEVVTSDAVTAKSILPENVTHDQSTLSTALSRKRSISASGKGPPKKIAKKTPISASTKVVNNAKKYQNTLFQKKLNLQKAAVITNAHKTLNQISLHANKLVDGSRSRGMITNPLSETQRFVINLASDSESENETELLNKDHQELVNSNRSEQKPALSIPMSEFERSVDLFLKDVRKKQETAAAANPNSTKTAVTQKPVSPAPSTHRKSPVLSATPLAVRHLPISQQEEYRRLKQQILEREKMKLHRVLGNNSSPLSPSSKSSGTPPGPLSPASPVASPITSRQNYNAPLNSQSLMTTTSKDYKLRNISVQNNLKTTISSGKSRATSVVSKADGSTPSISNLSIQIPNETTNVKVASKKSTDLYIPVSTSQSRLVTAVKSTKDTVNTEDTHDSTVFMKGQSKLKNVHVQLQQGKTGRTVSLGGGTNLNTKLTVSNNQELPEVSPQGFTPTEISTNIEKNQTDITAPSRFASSSPSMDSRKTATAIDVSDKRDSLVDSMASTLVISREGENSKNSTLVNSSASTVILSRNENSDNSRLESGNPESNNKNCGVSKSSVNEPKKLRNNKDIWEKIRGDVKKELDSISVLPSSEQKSYLATVEHNLVKKRYAILDDLSDLSGNLRQLEMERDVQTRAVLEVKKLQEQLKLAEERLQAQRDRVNKMVPNITVAYEKLNSGRRECVKMTRICFGLGCLVIGANYKIPAAGAQLLYNRLKQVAGCTHQLSKKKASLSVDRGDVPSQVHPQSSTNSIDHCLDSPAIQSPQSISQGSSKEKDDESVITISVALTEDHSNSNPESTAVVEAEQTGVSETETLKLQDSTTAVFLPGSVCENLPQSTSTPNPSGESYDVTKYLQDCETTMSKFVLDGPKVELIGQKDSLEQRKLLQPYKSVLTHLKVPRTTDPSGILCPFELMGTCRDEGCQFMHQSARNG
- the LOC124185670 gene encoding uncharacterized threonine-rich GPI-anchored glycoprotein PJ4664.02 isoform X3, which translates into the protein MASDLSSGCTEVIEILDEKEEGEISLEDVSSSEEGQLNDRCNLRRRTAGQCPTCLSTKQCAIWCVAPTKTNTLKSSMKKDAVQEKENCDHTKDSGYSGSKHCSSTLQENNNDLIPISSDSDMEIVGLADTVKQVLTLPQAKTTKVRKRRKKKRSQISSVTAENAAVNTATNLMPESSVIQKHDSQVLKDNHLPRLHRRESNSPHKRPGSPYNRSRIAKSPMRRHRSPIGRGRSPFIKSRSPLGHPRLPVLRKSPIRRPRSPGRRLSPHSPVKSPVRRQLRSSMSPTNTYIDMYGNVNKLLKKVRHLKTVGSLSANRNVDKLKEHRPSLKDKLNNMIKADNGSSDFTMKSNRESKFVEDDDDEEDLALLRKMALETKPKKNEKVQEDTELKESTQREINNIDEDVEDLELRMIALRSAVVKKHQDRMQRGVIVGKSKKRLPSARTNTESPFSQSFLDSIPIPDEEEKKFETPPVTPTRELNENTNPEDMELDSEVELDKEKEAEPYSPTDRISQNIPVDTELLGIHHSDVSFITPTSQITVSDNLDLQVLGSAKIKTLTGASYLPLNKMSENNVDSSKHVLPSSQSPTSSPCFPNNMTQILENNHCPQLGDYLPTTPYSPSEPITTPDIYLSPQVDSHCNSDPNHIPDTPYSPTDTPVCDFELNTTPLFSNVSHFQESDMKKSKRNRSALIHINLISTSSQDISKISNSNITENLALSLIDCPKKMVEIEKENMSQTSSMDADIGSAFNSLLNSPEDTMIEVDDLPETDLDGSPLVPMPAELRDIEIHIPDAISQEILKLSQEPLYLQGVPDVTKDANKIPTLVNKSLVPASILRSNKNLQQPLPPKKIDPHLEPAFKSAEMQPVEISTESTNSSRLFKPIKLAPVIKKPHLNMVKPSAFNFSANDNATLEDHENSENDQPAPSQNKQAIRSSSKTCMSTDQVQQLETRSIIVETIGKLPESVSEFQTTVAQYQGHSDTLRNSKKESAKKRNGSTDVERKKESKTSKPARTKSKHTSKSLMNNKSIGTKHTVTTVANAIAPEESISPEIVLRCKQHSKSNRSGKIHSPKISVQKTRNSRNKSQKPVVQKSSRESNKRSKIQSVSNSKNERRSDKKSFRLSNDLKTSSADKLNDKGMEMNHHSLTDRRKPEETEHVTQPAPMFVEPKETFIPQTHSVSIEKGNNYSSAQHSKTELGIHENTSNDSISDTVTINVNVQKINDVNETIANISNTSTTCNTEGKPSASIANIHSEGSGESILENMMCQKVEANKRRRSSIDEDEEALRAILLASLAKRSKPPEPMNTITKTTVLANLSYSSPNTSTESVEGLPNTPAAKTSVSLVYNSSSDSTLSLSSHTSSLSNPPVKNSIPGPLSEVVTSDAVTAKSILPENVTHDQSTLSTALSRKRSISASGKGPPKKIAKKTPISASTKVVNNAKKYQNTLFQKKLNLQKAAVITNAHKTLNQISLHANKLVDGSRSRGMITNPLSETQRFVINLASDSESENETELLNKDHQELVNSNRSEQKPALSIPMSEFERSVDLFLKDVRKKQETAAAANPNSTKTAVTQKPVSPAPSTHRKSPVLSATPLAVRHLPISQQEEYRRLKQQILEREKMKLHRVLGNNSSPLSPSSKSSGTPPGPLSPASPVASPITSRQNYNAPLNSQSLMTTTSKDYKLRNISVQNNLKTTISSGKSRATSVVSKADGSTPSISNLSIQIPNETTNVKVASKKSTDLYIPVSTSQSRLVTAVKSTKDTVNTEDTHDSTVFMKGQSKLKNVHVQLQQGKTGRTVSLGGGTNLNTKLTVSNNQELPEVSPQGFTPTEISTNIEKNQTDITAPSRFASSSPSMDSRKTATAIDVSDKRDSLVDSMASTLVISREGENSKNSTLVNSSASTVILSRNENSDNSRLESGNPESNNKNCGVSKSSVNEPKKLRNNKDIWEKIRGDVKKELDSISVLPSSEQKSYLATVEHNLVKKRYAILDDLSDLSGNLRQLEMERDVQTRAVLEVKKLQEQLKLAEERLQAQRDRVNKMVPNITVAYEKLNSGRRECVKMTRICFGLGCLVIGANYK